The region AAGGTTTTGGGGGGAAATCACATGCCCCTCACGTGAGAATCACCTTCTCTTTTATCATCTTCTTCCCTAAATCTGAAAATCACTAACCCtaattcctcttcttctccctcaaaTCCTAAAATCACCAAAACtaattcctcttcttctccctcaaaACCCAAAATCGCGAGCCCtaattcctcttcttctccctcaaaACCCAAAATCGCGAGCCCtaattcctcttcttctcccccaAATCCCAATATCGCGAGCTCTAACCATGGGAGGATCTTCAGCCACACCTAATTGCAGGGATTTAGAAGCTGATTCGAGTCGCAGGGTACCTGAATCGCACAGAAGAAACGATGGTTCTCATGGGTTGTCTGGCTCTCGCGATGTTTCGACTGGTTCTGAGATGAGGCGACGAGTAGTGCTGTGTGAATGTGGGGTTGAAAGTCCATTGGTGACAACATGGACTGGGGTGAATCGTGGAAGGAGGTTTTATGGTTGTGGGCTGTTTGAGGTTTGTAAGATTATTGAGTTATTGAATCAGTGGCTATTTTCTTCTTCCCTGATTTGTATAACTAACTTAAAATTACAGGTGCATCGTAAGAAGGTATGCAACTTCTTCCAATGGCATGATGCTGATGACAATTGTAATGCTAGGGAGAAGAAGTTGATTGTTGTCTTAACcaagaagaatgaagacctgaagaagaaagagaggatccTACTTGCCTCTTTGTTCATGTCAATAATTGTGATCCTTGTGTTGTTGGTAGCTTATGTAAGGAAGTAGGAATACTAGTTGGGGTAGTAGGAATGTAAGGAAGTAGGAATGTATTTTGTAAGGAAGTAGGAATGTACTTCCATTAAGATGGGAAAAAAATCCTTTGAGAAAGTGAATGCACTTATGTACTTCCATTAGGATCCTTTGATGCAAGAAATGAAATTTGCCAATTGTGTTTCCATTGAGTTGAATTTTATGCAATTCTGTTTGAGGTTATATGTATCTTAAATTTGATGCAATTTTTTTCATGGCAGCTTGGATTGAATTCACTTGAATGTGTGAATGTATAAAATGCATGAATTGATCCTGTGAATGAGTGAATGTATAAAATGCATGAATTCAATAAGAATGGACTCATAATAGGCATTGACATAATATGCATGTATTCCTAATAGGAAGGAACATAGTTGTTACTTCAACAGAGTCTCATAAATAAGAAGGAATAGCCATAGTTGTTACATCAGCAAAATCCACCATCCAAAAAACCTACATAACCATCCAAAACATACTTGGTCCATACCAGATACATACACAACAAGACTAGGTTCATTACAAGACCTCAAAAAACACAGACTTAAAAACACCATCCACAGGACAATAGGTTCATAAAAATAGAATAACAGATCTAAAAACACTACTGAGTGCCACTAATTGCTTCTGCATTCctctttcttcctctcctcctTGGTGCATTTGGCTGAGATGTAGTGACAGTAGGTGCAGGCTGAGAATATGCAGTAGCTATGTGCTGAGGCTGAGAAGATGGAGCACCAGTTTGTTGAGCCTGAGAATTTGCTGGAGCAGTGGGTGCAGGCTGAGAAGATTGAGCATCAGTTTGTTGAGCCTGTGAATTTGCTGGAGTAGAGGGTGCAGGCTGGTTATTTACAGCACCTTGAGCTGAAGTTTCACCTGGTCCAGATTGAGCATTCCTCTTCTGACCTCTATTTCTAGTAGTCCTTCTCTGTTCAGGTTGAAGAACTTGAGTATTTGCCTGAAATCAAACACAATCCACTAAAGTAAATTCACAACTTTGACAAAATTTAATTGGTAAGCACAAGTAAATTCATTACCTCATTGCCTCCTACTGGGATTGTCCTATCAGCTGCAGTTTTACCTTTGCAGGTTCTCTTGTTGTGTCCAGGCTCTCCACACCTTCTACATCTCACAGTGGAACTAATCCTCCTCAGCCTATTAGGGTTGCTAGGCTCATCATTTGCCTTGTTCCTCTGTTTTT is a window of Lotus japonicus ecotype B-129 chromosome 5, LjGifu_v1.2 DNA encoding:
- the LOC130720909 gene encoding uncharacterized protein LOC130720909, which codes for MGGSSATPNCRDLEADSSRRVPESHRRNDGSHGLSGSRDVSTGSEMRRRVVLCECGVESPLVTTWTGVNRGRRFYGCGLFEVHRKKVCNFFQWHDADDNCNAREKKLIVVLTKKNEDLKKKERILLASLFMSIIVILVLLVAYVRK